In Elusimicrobiota bacterium, one DNA window encodes the following:
- a CDS encoding MotA/TolQ/ExbB proton channel family protein, with product MDIATVGGIIVFLFLAVGAIVLQQGVGALKLFVNAEGFLVVIGGTFCALLVNYPLSQVLGVRKVLRKVLLTTGEDTTEIVTTFVDFTKKARTEGILSLEGDVKNVKNDFMRRGVQLVIDGFDSEFIRNMLDTEIGFIRERHKVGQEIFNSLGTYAPAFGIIGTVLGMILLLSSVDDPSKVPARMALALSAAFYGLSAGYLLFYPMAGKLRRRSEEELLVKEIVIRGVLLLQSGVSPIIMESNLKAYLEPAQRLAIKSAGK from the coding sequence ATGGATATAGCGACAGTTGGTGGCATAATCGTATTTTTATTTTTAGCTGTCGGAGCAATTGTTCTGCAGCAGGGTGTTGGTGCGCTAAAACTTTTTGTTAATGCAGAAGGCTTTTTAGTTGTAATTGGTGGGACTTTTTGTGCGCTACTTGTCAATTATCCGTTAAGTCAGGTTTTAGGTGTAAGAAAAGTTTTAAGAAAAGTACTTTTAACCACTGGTGAAGATACAACCGAAATCGTTACCACATTTGTTGATTTTACCAAAAAAGCGAGAACCGAAGGAATCCTTTCGTTAGAAGGTGATGTAAAAAATGTGAAAAACGATTTTATGCGGCGTGGCGTCCAGTTGGTAATAGACGGTTTTGACTCGGAATTTATACGAAATATGTTGGATACAGAAATAGGATTTATTAGGGAACGGCACAAAGTTGGTCAGGAAATTTTTAACTCGCTTGGTACTTACGCACCTGCATTTGGGATTATCGGTACTGTTTTAGGAATGATTTTGCTGTTAAGCAGTGTTGACGACCCGTCAAAAGTGCCAGCCAGAATGGCATTAGCACTTTCGGCAGCATTTTACGGTCTTTCAGCCGGCTATCTTTTGTTTTATCCGATGGCAGGAAAATTACGACGCCGGTCTGAAGAAGAACTACTTGTAAAAGAAATAGTTATACGAGGTGTTTTACTTTTACAATCAGGTGTAAGTCCTATAATTATGGAATCAAATCTGAAAGCGTATCTTGAGCCAGCGCAACGTTTAGCAATAAAATCAGCCGGGAAATAA
- a CDS encoding flagellar FlbD family protein has protein sequence MIKLTKLNGQEIYINPDLIENIECHPNTTILLTTGKSTIVKESPDEVANKIIELKKKIHNK, from the coding sequence ATGATAAAACTGACAAAACTTAATGGTCAAGAAATTTATATCAATCCTGACCTGATAGAAAACATTGAGTGTCATCCGAACACCACTATTCTTTTAACGACGGGTAAAAGCACAATAGTTAAAGAATCACCTGATGAAGTAGCAAATAAAATTATTGAATTAAAGAAAAAAATACATAATAAATGA
- a CDS encoding flagellar motor protein MotB: MILKSPRGYISENDPRVSQVGHAAPPWLVNYADLMTELCAFFIMMYAIAAAFSGTMQKAAKEVKETMAKEQIAGESKMTKEGLQISLQEQKTVPFFVSGSAELLPGTKMYIDKIAPALISGMKLEKNTLIVEGHTDNVPIATSQFASNWELSTARATNVVKYLVQKHGIPPEKVAAIGYGEHKPIDSNDTEENRAKNRRVVFLIKMGS, from the coding sequence ATGATACTAAAATCACCGCGAGGCTATATTTCTGAAAACGACCCGAGAGTTTCACAGGTAGGTCACGCTGCACCGCCATGGCTTGTTAATTACGCTGATTTAATGACTGAACTCTGTGCATTTTTTATAATGATGTATGCAATAGCAGCTGCGTTTTCAGGCACGATGCAGAAAGCGGCAAAAGAGGTAAAAGAAACAATGGCAAAAGAACAGATTGCCGGTGAATCAAAGATGACAAAAGAAGGATTACAAATTTCTTTGCAGGAGCAAAAGACAGTTCCATTTTTTGTTTCAGGCAGTGCTGAACTTTTACCCGGAACAAAAATGTATATTGATAAAATAGCACCTGCACTAATAAGTGGAATGAAACTTGAAAAAAATACACTTATAGTTGAAGGGCATACCGACAATGTTCCGATAGCGACTTCACAGTTTGCATCTAATTGGGAACTTTCAACTGCGCGTGCAACGAATGTGGTAAAATATCTTGTTCAAAAGCATGGAATCCCGCCTGAAAAAGTAGCAGCAATCGGATATGGTGAACATAAACCTATTGATTCCAATGATACTGAAGAAAACAGGGCAAAAAATAGGCGAGTCGTATTTCTGATAAAAATGGGTTCGTAG